A single region of the Nicotiana sylvestris chromosome 6, ASM39365v2, whole genome shotgun sequence genome encodes:
- the LOC138870750 gene encoding uncharacterized protein: MAPAELKDQVQELFDKGFIRPSVLPWGALVLFMKKKDGTMRMCINYRQLNKVTIKNKERQYDDPHFLLLKDKVQHNNSRDVTIGDDGVLKMHGQICVPNVGGLWGLILEEAHSSRYSIHPGAAKMYQDLRQHYWCRRMKKDIVEFVPRCFNCQQVKYEHQRLGGLLQQIDILE; the protein is encoded by the exons atggcaccagcggagttgaaggatcaggttcaggaactctttgataaggggttcattcggcctagtgttttACCGTGGGGTGCTCTTGtactatttatgaagaagaaggatggcactatgaggatgtgcattaattataggcagttgaacaaggttaccattaagaacaa agagcgccagtatgatgatcctcattttcttctccttaaggacaaagttcaacaCAACaattccagagatgtgactattggcgatgatggggtattgaagaTGCATGGCCAGATATGCGTGCCCAATGTAGGTGGGCTTTGGggattgattctggaggaggcccatagctcgcggtattccatccatccgggtgccgcaaagatgtatcaggatctgagacagcattattggtgtaggagaatgaagaaggatattgtggaatTTGTTCCTCGGTgtttcaattgtcagcaggtgaaatacgagcatcagagactgggcggcttgcttcagcagatagatattctagagtga